The following coding sequences lie in one Vicia villosa cultivar HV-30 ecotype Madison, WI unplaced genomic scaffold, Vvil1.0 ctg.000108F_1_1, whole genome shotgun sequence genomic window:
- the LOC131624197 gene encoding putative pectinesterase/pectinesterase inhibitor 45: MAFQDFDLVSERRKTNAKSHLRKKIMVGVTSALLIACVVAAAAFVIVRHSGSDNNMKQVPTADSETARIDKYSRLVKMLCSNSGYKEKCESTLTEALKKDPKLTEPKDLLMISMVLAENEINRAFNETANLKFANEEEKGAYEDCKLVFADSKEDMGFSMNEVGQVDVSKLAEKEAELNNWLSSVISNQQTCIDGFPEGEFKEKLKKIFTESRQLLSNTLAIISQISKIVNVFQGGLSGFKFPWGKSASPAPAPLVARGAAAPAGSPGAAPFGAPMDYPIYEAPAGAPGAAPVDAATPPAWAAPVLEYVGTTEKPTPNVTVAQDGSGDFKTISEALAAIPLPYEGRYVVYVKEGVYDELVTVTKKMANLTMYGDGGLKSIITGNKNYVDGVRTFQTASFVALGEGFVGRDMGFRNTAGAIKHQAVAARVQADQAVFVNCHFEGYQDTLYAQTHRQFYRDCVISGTIDFIFGDASAVFQNCEMVIRKPLENQQNIVTAQGRIEKTENTGFVLQKCVIKGEDGLPPTTKNYIGRPWKEYSRTIIMESDIGGLIHPDGWLHWEGDFALTTLYYGEYNNVGAGANTNARIKWIGRKDINREEAMTYTVEPFLQGTWINGTGVPANLGLYN; encoded by the exons ATGGCGTTCCAAGATTTCGACCTTGTATCTGAAAGGCGGAAAACCAATGCCAAATCACAccttagaaaaaaaattatggtCGGTGTTACTTCCGCCCTTCTCATAGCATGTGTTGTAGCAGCTGCAGCTTTCGTTATCGTGAGACATTCAGGATCAGACAATAATATGAAGCAAGTTCCGACCGCAGATTCAGAAACCGCGCGTATTGATAAATACTCTAGGCTTGTGAAAATGTTATGTAGCAATTCGGGTTacaaggaaaaatgtgaaagcaCACTTACTGAGGCATTGAAAAAAGATCCTAAGTTGACAGAACCAAAGGATCTTCTAATGATTTCTATGGTACTCGCCGAGAATGAAATTAACAGGGCGTTTAACGAAACTGCGAACTTGAAATTCGCTAACGAGGAAGAAAAGGGAGCTTACGAAGATTGTAAACTAGTGTTTGCTGATTCTAAAGAAGATATGGGATTCTCAATGAATGAAGTTGGTCAAGTTGATGTGTCCAAATTAGCTGAAAAAGAAGCTGAATTGAACAACTGGCTTAGTTCTGTTATATCTAACCAACAAACTTGCATTGATGGTTTCCCCGAAGGAGAGTTTAAGGAAAAATTGAAGAAGATATTTACTGAATCAAGGCAACTTTTGAGCAATACACTTGCTATTAtttcacaaatttcaaaaattgttaATGTATTCCAAGGTGGACTTTCTGGATTCAAGTTTCCTTGGGGTAAATCTGCTTCACCAGCTCCCGCTCCCCTTGTTGCTCGTGGTGCTGCTGCTCCTGCTGGTTCGCCTGGTGCTGCACCTTTTGGTGCTCCCATGGATTATCCAATTTATGAAGCTCCTGCTGGTGCTCCTGGCGCTGCTCCCGTTGATGCTGCCACTCCTCCTGCTTGGGCTGCACCGGTTCTTGAGTATGTTGGAACAACTGAGAAACCTACTCCTAATGTCACCGTTGCACAAGATGGTAGTGGAGACTTCAAAACCATCTCCGAAGCTTTGGCCGCTATTCCATTACCCTATGAAGGAAG GTATGTTGTTTATGTTAAGGAAGGAGTGTATGATGAGTTGGTTACAGTTACAAAGAAAATGGCGAACCTTACCATGTATGGTGATGGAGGTTTAAAGAGTATCATCACTGGAAATAAAAATTACGTCGATGGAGTTAGAACTTTCCAAACTGCATCGTTCG TTGCACTTGGAGAAGGATTTGTTGGAAGAGACATGGGATTCAGAAACACGGCCGGTGCAATAAAGCATCAAGCCGTGGCCGCCAGAGTCCAAGCAGATCAAGCTGTATTCGTCAACTGCCACTTCGAGGGTTACCAAGACACGTTATACGCGCAAACTCACAGACAATTCTACCGCGACTGTGTCATTTCAGGCACAATCGATTTCATCTTCGGAGACGCTTCAGCAGTGTTCCAAAACTGTGAAATGGTCATTAGAAAGCCACTGGAGAACCAACAAAACATTGTGACAGCGCAAGGAAGAATCGAGAAAACAGAAAATACCGGATTTGTTCTACAAAAATGTGTGATCAAGGGAGAAGATGGCCTTCCTCCAACAACCAAGAACTACATTGGAAGACCATGGAAAGAATATTCAAGAACAATTATCATGGAATCTGACATAGGTGGATTGATTCATCCTGATGGTTGGTTACATTGGGAAGGTGATTTTGCACTAACAACCTTGTATTATGGTGAGTATAACAATGTTGGTGCTGGTGCTAACACTAATGCTAGAATTAAGTGGATTGGACGCAAAGATATTAATAGGGAAGAGGCTATGACCTATACTGTGGAACCTTTCTTGCAAGGAACATGGATCAATGGTACTGGTGTTCCAGCTAATTTGGGATTGtacaattga